In the genome of Primulina eburnea isolate SZY01 unplaced genomic scaffold, ASM2296580v1 ctg652, whole genome shotgun sequence, one region contains:
- the LOC140821637 gene encoding uncharacterized protein isoform X1, with protein MGNWYRLRRKLMLPVWCLLRVTFILTDQKLSTMIQPVTVGLRFTPTDSELMLHLNKMINKQPLSCDYIRSVDVYKYNPWELVDTNTSCGNDGLYFFTPRERKYLNGSRPNRAAGDGFWKATAAGKKICENNICIGLKNTLVFYQGKASEGKKTNWIMHEYTVIQPPRLPTGSMRLDDCVLCRIRERKPAAAASDSGKTIHETSENDNLTSHKRSRTESDQQHDVPAQHQQFQLRQPAGLPLMHQQYFQLRQPADLPLMHQQFFQLRQPADLPLMHQQFFQLRQPADLPLMHQQNQPALQYTSQQHGSSVPQQQQNQPGGELDYSARRRLEEIEHFLMSQQHGSTVPQLDYSARRRLEEIEHSLMDALENDDEGVLMDNEFGQLYLRDQILDLALL; from the exons ATGGGAAATTGGTATCGGTTGCGTCGAAAGTTGATGCTTCCAGTGTGGTGCCTGTTAAGGGTAACATTTATCCTGACGG atcaAAAACTCAGTACGATGATTCAGCCGGTCACGGTGGGGCTTCGTTTCACGCCCACAGACAGTGAACTCATGCTCCATCTAAACAAGATGATCAATAAACAGCCACTTTCATGCGACTATATCCGCAGCGTAGATGTTTACAAGTATAATCCGTGGGAGTTGGTCG ATACTAATACAAGTTGTGGGAATGATGGATTGTACTTTTTTACCCCGAGAGAGCGGAAGTATTTGAATGGCAGTAGACCGAACCGAGCCGCCGGTGACGGATTTTGGAAGGCGACGGCGGCTGGTAAAAAAATATGTgaaaataatatatgtattggATTGAAGAATACCTTGGTTTTTTACCAAGGGAAGGCCTCGGAGGGGAAGAAAACAAACTGGATAATGCACGAGTATACTGTTATCCAGCCTCCGAGACTTCCGACAGGATCTATGCGG CTAGATGATTGCGTTCTGTGCCGGATTCGTGAGAGAAAACCGGCCGCCGCCGCTTCTGATTCTGGTAAAACCATCCACGAGACTTCTGAAAATGACAACCTGACATCCCACAAGCGTTCGAGAACTGAATCTGATCAGCAGCACGACGTTCCAGCGCAACACCAGCAGTTTCAGCTGCGACAGCCGGCGGGTCTTCCGTTGATGCACCAGCAGTACTTTCAGCTGCGACAGCCGGCGGATCTTCCGttaatgcaccagcagttttttcAGCTGCGACAGCCGGCGGATCTTCCGttaatgcaccagcagttttttcAGCTGCGACAGCCGGCGGATCTTCCGTTAATGCACCAGCAGAATCAACCTGCTCTTCAATACACGAGTCAGCAGCACGGTAGTAGTGTTCCACAGCAACAACAAAATCAGCCTGGTGGAGAGCTCGATTATTCTGCCCGGAGAAGATTAGAAGAAATAGAACACTTTCTTATGAGTCAGCAGCACGGTAGTACTGTTCCACAGCTCGATTATTCTGCCCGGAGAAGATTAGAAGAAATAGAACATTCTCTTATGGACGCTCTGGAAAACGACGACGAAGGTGTACTGATGGACAACGAGTTTGGACAACTCTATCTTCGTGATCAAATCTTAGATTTAGCATTGCTGTAA
- the LOC140821637 gene encoding uncharacterized protein isoform X2, with the protein MIQPVTVGLRFTPTDSELMLHLNKMINKQPLSCDYIRSVDVYKYNPWELVDTNTSCGNDGLYFFTPRERKYLNGSRPNRAAGDGFWKATAAGKKICENNICIGLKNTLVFYQGKASEGKKTNWIMHEYTVIQPPRLPTGSMRLDDCVLCRIRERKPAAAASDSGKTIHETSENDNLTSHKRSRTESDQQHDVPAQHQQFQLRQPAGLPLMHQQYFQLRQPADLPLMHQQFFQLRQPADLPLMHQQFFQLRQPADLPLMHQQNQPALQYTSQQHGSSVPQQQQNQPGGELDYSARRRLEEIEHFLMSQQHGSTVPQLDYSARRRLEEIEHSLMDALENDDEGVLMDNEFGQLYLRDQILDLALL; encoded by the exons ATGATTCAGCCGGTCACGGTGGGGCTTCGTTTCACGCCCACAGACAGTGAACTCATGCTCCATCTAAACAAGATGATCAATAAACAGCCACTTTCATGCGACTATATCCGCAGCGTAGATGTTTACAAGTATAATCCGTGGGAGTTGGTCG ATACTAATACAAGTTGTGGGAATGATGGATTGTACTTTTTTACCCCGAGAGAGCGGAAGTATTTGAATGGCAGTAGACCGAACCGAGCCGCCGGTGACGGATTTTGGAAGGCGACGGCGGCTGGTAAAAAAATATGTgaaaataatatatgtattggATTGAAGAATACCTTGGTTTTTTACCAAGGGAAGGCCTCGGAGGGGAAGAAAACAAACTGGATAATGCACGAGTATACTGTTATCCAGCCTCCGAGACTTCCGACAGGATCTATGCGG CTAGATGATTGCGTTCTGTGCCGGATTCGTGAGAGAAAACCGGCCGCCGCCGCTTCTGATTCTGGTAAAACCATCCACGAGACTTCTGAAAATGACAACCTGACATCCCACAAGCGTTCGAGAACTGAATCTGATCAGCAGCACGACGTTCCAGCGCAACACCAGCAGTTTCAGCTGCGACAGCCGGCGGGTCTTCCGTTGATGCACCAGCAGTACTTTCAGCTGCGACAGCCGGCGGATCTTCCGttaatgcaccagcagttttttcAGCTGCGACAGCCGGCGGATCTTCCGttaatgcaccagcagttttttcAGCTGCGACAGCCGGCGGATCTTCCGTTAATGCACCAGCAGAATCAACCTGCTCTTCAATACACGAGTCAGCAGCACGGTAGTAGTGTTCCACAGCAACAACAAAATCAGCCTGGTGGAGAGCTCGATTATTCTGCCCGGAGAAGATTAGAAGAAATAGAACACTTTCTTATGAGTCAGCAGCACGGTAGTACTGTTCCACAGCTCGATTATTCTGCCCGGAGAAGATTAGAAGAAATAGAACATTCTCTTATGGACGCTCTGGAAAACGACGACGAAGGTGTACTGATGGACAACGAGTTTGGACAACTCTATCTTCGTGATCAAATCTTAGATTTAGCATTGCTGTAA